The Acidimicrobiia bacterium DNA segment GGGAGTGCGAGCCCCCTCCTCGGCGTCCAGTTGACCGGCGGGCCGAGCCGCATCAGGCTCGAGGGTGGCCGCCGGTGGGGAGGTACGGCGTGGCGGTGCCGCGTGGCATAGCGGTGGTTGACACGATGATCGGGCTCCCGAACGTCGAACGCCGCGATTGGTACGACTCGATGTCGGTGGTGCTCCGGGACGAGGGGAGCAAGACGTTCGAGCACCCCGCCGGGTACATGTTCAGGACGACGCCCACGCTCCGCCGCGAGCCCGACAGCATCGACCGTCTCCTGCTGGAGATGGACCGCTTCGGGATCGAGCGTGGCCTCCTCCCGGTGACGCTCACGGATGAACTCCACGTCCGAGCGATCTCCGAGCATCCTGATCGCCTCTACGGGAGCCTCGAGGTTGATCCCAACGGTGGTCAGGAGTCGATCCGAGCGCTCGAGCGCGCGGTGCGCGACCACGGCATCGTCGCGGCGCAGTTCTTCCCGGCGGGGAAGAACCCGCCCGTGCCGATCAACGACCGCCGGGCCTACCCCGTCTACGCCAAGTGCGTCGAGCTCGACATCCCGGTCTTCGTGCAAGGGGGAGTGCCCGGGCCACGCGTGCCCGCGGAGAGTCAGTATCCCGGCTTTGCCGATGACGTCTGCTACGACTTTCCGGAGCTGCGCCTCGTCCTTCGCCACGGATGCGAGCCGTGGGTCGATCTGAC contains these protein-coding regions:
- a CDS encoding amidohydrolase family protein, producing MPRGIAVVDTMIGLPNVERRDWYDSMSVVLRDEGSKTFEHPAGYMFRTTPTLRREPDSIDRLLLEMDRFGIERGLLPVTLTDELHVRAISEHPDRLYGSLEVDPNGGQESIRALERAVRDHGIVAAQFFPAGKNPPVPINDRRAYPVYAKCVELDIPVFVQGGVPGPRVPAESQYPGFADDVCYDFPELRLVLRHGCEPWVDLT